The Paenibacillus sp. 481 DNA window GGATGATAAGCTCTGGGAAGGGCCGAGTGACAATCCGGAGCCAGTTAATCGCCCCGATGATTTGGCGTATATTATTTATACATCCGGAACGACGGGACAGCCGAAAGGGGTCATGTTAGCACACAGCGGCGTAGTGGCGATGAGGAGTTACTTGCAGGAGAAGTATGAAGTGACGCCGCAAGATAACGTGCTTCAGTTTGCCAACTATATATTTGACGCCTCCGTATGGGAGATGACATTGTCGCTGTTGTTGGGTGCAAAGCTAACTCTTGTGTCCCAAGCGGTAATAGCGGATGTGAGCAGCTTTAACGCTTTTGTGAAGAAACACGGAATCACGTTGACGTTGCTACCGCCGCAATACTATTTGCAGACGGATATAAGCGGACTACGGGTACTGACGACCGGGGGATCGGCAGCAAACGCGGAGATGATCGAAAAGGCGGGAAGCGGTACACGCTATATGAATGCCTATGGCCCGACGGAAAGTACCGTATTGGCGACGGGATGGGAATACGATGGAGAGAGTCACATTCCTTATCCGATACCGATTGGGAAACCAACGAGTAATACGCAAATCTATATGATGGATGGCATGAAGCTGTGCGGAATAGGAGTACCTGGGGAGTTATGTATTGCAGGCAGCGGTGTGGCCAAAGGATACTTGAATCTTCCGGAACTAACCGCAGAGAAGTTTATTGACAATCCATACGGAGAAGGAAAACTGTACCGGTCAGGGGACTTAGCCAAATGGTTGCCGGACGGGAACATAGCTTATTTAGGCCGTATGGATGATCAAGTGAAGATCAGAGGATTCCGGATCGAGCTGGGAGAAGTGGAAAGTGCACTACGGCAGCTGGCAGGAATCCAAGATGCGGTTGTGGTTGCAACTAATACTCATGAGAACCAATCGTTATGTGGGTATATAGTATCTCATACAGTGGTTGATCCATTTGAGATTAAACAAAACTTAAAGAAGTACCTTCCATCGTACATGATTCCATCGTTTATTGTGCAATTGGAGGAAATTCCTGTCACAAGATCAGGAAAAGTGGATAAACATCGGTTGCCTTCGCCAAACGTGCGAGCCCTTGTGGAACAAGATACATTTGTTGCCGCGCAAAACGATAGGGAGAAGGAACTTGTAACCATTTGGCGTGACATTCTTGTGAGTGAGCAAATCGGTATTCATGATAATTTCTTTGATCTAGGCGGAAATTCATTATTAATCATGAGTATGCTGGCTCGAATTGAAGAGAGGTACCCAGGTATTGTAAAAGTGGGCGATATATTCGCAAATCCTACTATCGCCCAGCTGGCAACGTTCATAGATGTAAGCAGTCAAACAGCCTTGAGATGTGCACAAATTCCGTTCCCAGATTCGTATCTGTTAGGTAGTAGGAACAAGGAATTCGTATTCCGTTTCCAAGATAACAGTGATTTATTCCATGTACTGAAGGAAATGCAATCAGAGAACGAGACAGCACTAGAGTCGTGGCTAATGTTTCTGTACACATATAGTGTTATCGAGGCGACAGGTCAGCAGGAGCTATCGGTTTGCTATGGGGCGAATAGTACTTTTTCATCGTTCGAGATCAGTAATCATGACGACTTGAATGTATTGTTGGAGAACGTAAAAAGCAAGAACCAAGCAGCTCCAAAATATACTCAAGCAAAATTTGTTATTGATTACAAGCAAAATGGGTTATTTCCGATGTTTTTATATCAGTTCACAGGAAATAAAGGCTATACAGAATACTGTGATTTCTCATTCTCTTTTACTATGAATGAAGAAGCTGTTTATTTTGAGGCAAAGATTTTAAATCGCACCCTCAGTTCGGATTATATTCAATCGTTGTTTTTAAGATGGATTCAGATTGTCCAGCATGTCAGTTTGAAAGATAAAGATAATAACAAAGTATGATAGGAGCCATTCCTGTAATAAATGAATTCGAGGTTTGAATGAAAAAAGCGCCTTCTGTATGCTGGGGAACGTTCGATCCAAAGAACAAATCCCAGCACAGGAGGCACTCTAAAATGAAATATAAACACATCAGAAAACAGAATCAACGAATTCCACAAATACAAAAGCTTGCTCGCTACGTTGGTATCGGGCAAATAAATCGGTAGAGAACCTACCATCCCGGATACGTGGGATATGAAGCGTAATATTGAGCCATATTCAAATCCACCTCACTAGTTTGTTGTCTCGACAACAACATTCTACTTGAGGGTTTTGAATATGGCTCTCTTCATTTATTGGAAGAAGCTATTTTTCACAATTATACGGACTCAACTAAAAAGCACTATAGAACCTTTCTGAAATTTAATATCCTCCCTGATGATGCCCCGATTTTTGTAAAATATTAATAGATATCAGTGCAAATATCATGCTTTTTATCTACAGTAGAACAGCATACTAAATTAAGCGGGGTTAAAGCTTAATCCTCATAAAAAGAGACATTGGTTTGTAATTAACATGATTAGAAGCACATAAGAAATATCTGATAATGAAAGTGAAATGATCAGGAAAAAGAAAGAGCTTTTTCAATACATAAAGTGGAATTTATTCATTTTTAGAACTTGATGTGGCTTTGTGAACTGTAATCCGTGTAGGGTAGACACTTTTTTGGAAAAAGTGTCTATTTCCTGCGTGTTCTTTACTTTCATCATAAATATAATCAAAAAAGAGCGAGGTCAAGAAAATGATAGACAACATTAAACCTCCAACAAGAAGACTTCGTTTTACAGGCTAAAAGGTAAGTGCAGTGCATGTCCGTTTCGGTATCAGGGGCAGTATGAGGTTGAGAAAATTGGGCTCTACTACAATAGACTCCGCTACTATTCACCGATTGAAGGAACGTATACCCAGCAGGCAGAATGCGCTTTTATGTGTACGTACACGATTCACTGTCATGGGTTGATTCGTTTGGGCTTGCGGGTGGAAATCCTACACTTTACGCAGATGTAAGCGATCCATTATTTGAAGTCGATCCTTTTGGATTGAATGTGCATCGAAGAACAATTCAAGCCCAAGGATCGAAAATAGAAGAGTCTATTATGCATTAGAAAAATATTGGATAGACATGTTTTTTATGCTGTTAGATTAACAGAACCATGGGACATTTGGCTACTCTCCACTAGGGAAGTTGTATCGAAATTGAAAAAAATCTCAGATGTAGAGATAAGTAGCTTTGATATTAAAAAGGACCGCACATTAATACATAGATGACATGTGGAGGTTAAATGATCTTCTAAAATAAAAGAGGCATCTATTCGCACAATATCGTGCGAATAGGTGCCTCTTTCACGTGTAATTGAAGCCATTACTGCTGAAAGCAGTGGAATGAAGCAAGCGGCAGCAGTAAATGCGCTTAAATCGTACTCGCTACTGTGCTTTTTTCAAGCGAGTGTTCAGTTGTCGCAGCTATTTTCCAACTGCGGGCCATGGAACGCTTGTCCCATAGATTGCGATACTGGCCGCCTTGCAACATAAGTTCGTCATGCGTTCCTGTTTGAATAACCGATCCGTTGTCGATGACAAGAATCTGATCCGCATTGCGTATCGTAGACAGCCGATGCGCGATGATGACAAGTGTTTTATTTTTGACCAGCTCATTAATGGCTAATTGGATATGTTTCTCGTTGTCTGGATCAACACTCGCTGTTGCTTCATCTAATAGCACAATGGGGGCGTCTTTGAGAATAGCCCTTGCAATCGATATCCGCTGCTTCTCCCCACCTGACAAAGTCGAGCCGCCTTCTCCGACGATTGTATCGTATCCGTTCTCTAGCGCCATAATGAAATCGTGGCAACGCGCTTTTTTAGCTGCGGCTACGACTTCTTCATAAGTGGCATCAGACTTTCCGAACTTGATGTTATTCAGAATCGTATCGTTAAACAGATACACTTTTTGAAACACCATGCTCATATTTTTAAGCAGGCTGTCACATGTCATCTGCTTCACATTGACTCCGCCGACAAGAACCTCGCCTTGCTGAACATCCCAAAATCTGACGATTAGATTCGCAATCGTAGATTTACCAGAACCTGACGCGCCCACTAGAGCTGTCATGCTTTTTTCGGGCACCTTGAAGCTGAGTTCTTTGATCGCCTCACTTTTTTCATAAGCGAACGAAACGTTTTTAAATTCGATATCAAATTGATCCAATGTAATATCTTTGCCGTCATTGTCAATAATGTCTACATTTTTCAATTGCTCATAGCGGTCAAGTCCCGCTTCCATAACCCGAATCTGGCTTGTGAGCGTCGATAGTGCTTTTACAGGAATATACATATAGAACACATAAATGAGAAGCAGGAGCATGACAGACATATCCATGCTTCCTTGATAACAAAATAGCGTTGCTAGTAACACAACAAGTGCAGTTGCAATCGAAAAGCATGTTTGATAGCGAAAGCTGGGAGGAGTGAACTTCTCCTCATAATCAATGGCGTGGTCACGTGTGCGCTCGATCGTGTCTTTGACCGATTTTGCTCTGTCGCCGGTCATGTTGAACGACTTAATTACGGAAATTCCCTGTACATATTCAAGCACAGATGATGTTAGGCTTGCTTGCTGTCGCTGTCTGATTTTAGACTGCTCTTTGCCTACATTTTGCAGCTTTTCAAGCGCAAACAGCGAGAAAATACACATCGCTAAGGATACTAGTGCAATGCGCCAATCCATAATGAACAGCAGCACACTCCCGATGACAATGCCTATGTAACCGTTAATGACTTTATCCAGAGCCCCCATGCCATGCTCTTCGATAAATAACAAGTCAATGGAAACAGCGGAAGTTACGTTTCCCTTGTTGCCCTCTGTAAAATAGCTCATCGGAAAGCGTTTGAAGCGGTCGCCAATGCTAACCCTTTCTCGAGCACAGATATCATATCCTGTCCCGCTCTGTAAGGAAACAAACATGCGTCGCAATATACATCTTACGACAATAGCGGCCAACATAATGCCACCGCTCAGCCACGCATCCAGCGGCGTAATCGACTGGTCTAACATTTTTGTGAATATATACAGAACTGCAAATATCGGCACATTAGATAGTAAACTTTCAACAAAGCTTAATACAAACGCGAGTTTAATCTTGCCGGCAGTGTCGCCAGCGAGGATAAGCATTCTACGAATAAAACGAAGCACGTTATTTGCCCCTTTCTTTGGTGGCGATGTCCCAATTCATAGATTCTGCATGTGCCTGCCACATGGTTTGATAAATAGGTGAAAGGGAAAGAAGCTCGTGATGAGTTCCCTCAGCCGATATTTTTCCTTTATTCAATAAAATAATATTGTTCGCGTCAACAATGGTCGACAATCGATGCGCGATGACAATAAGCGTTTTTCCCTGAATAAGGCCGCTTAGGGCAAGTTGAATTTTATCCTCATTTTCTGGATCGGTAGAGGACGTAGCTTCATCTAGCACAATAATCGGCGCATTTTTTAACATTGCACGAGCAATTGCAATTCGTTGGCGCTGTCCGCCAGACAATTTGTCGCCTGCGTCTCCAACGATAGTGTGATATCCATGTTCGGTCTTTAGGATAAATTCATGGCATTGGGCCATTTTGGCCATTTCGAATACTTCAGCATCGGTCGCATCAGGTCTACCCATACGAATGTTTTCCATAATCGACGTATTGAACAGAAAAATATCTTGTGATACATAACTGATGGAATTCATTAACGTTTCAAATGAAAGCTCCGTTATCGGTATACCTCCGATTCTGATTTCACCGTGTTTAATGTCCCAAAATCTGACGAGCAGCTTCGCCAGCGTCGATTTTCCAGCACCTGACTCGCCAATGAGTGCAGTCACGGTGTTTTCTTTTGCAGTAAAGGAAATATCACGAATCGTTTCCTTGTCATCGTAAGCAAAGGACACATGGTGAAACGAAACAGAGTAATCGGTTGGCACGGTATGATTGTGACCGTCTACCATTTCCTTTTCATTGAATAGTTGTTCAATCTTCTGTGCTTTTTGCTTGAGATTTGGGAAAATGGGCAGAAATTCAACGAGTCGCATCAGTGGGAGTCCCATACTCATGGCCAACAAAATACATAATACAAATGTGCTAAGCGTAAGCGTTCCGTCAATGTAAAACATGGTTCCGAATGGGAGTAGGAACAGAAGGGTAGACGGCAGGATAATACTATAAATGGTCATGTATGTCCACGAAGCTTTATACCAATCAAGTGTGCTATTTTTATACTCGTCTACGGAGGTAATATATTTTTTGAAAGATGATGTAGTCTGATTGAATACTTTAATGACTTCCATACCGGAAATATATTCGATGATGTTCTCATTCATTTCCTTGGAAGCCTTATAGTACGGGCCCATTCTTTTCGAGCCGTCCCGCACCATGAGAAATACGGGAATCATGCCAATAGGTAATACGGCCAGCGCTAACAGTGCCAAGCGCCAGTCAAGCGCGAACAACGCTAACGCAATAATGAGGGAAGTGAGCAGGTTGGAAATGCCTTCGGGCATTGCGTGCGCCAAAATAATTTCCATATCCTCGATATTTTCAACAAAATTCTTTTTCAAGCTGCCTGTGCTGTGCTTTTTGATTGTTCCCATAGGCATCATTCTCAATTTGTCGGCCACTCTTTTTCGCATGCCCATTAACGTATCGTATGCCAGATGATGAGAGGCGGACAATCCCTTATATTGAGTATGTGTTCTGAGTACAAGACAGAGGAGAATTAGCCCAGCCATTAGGCCTAAATAAACAATTGAGATCGACTCTTCTCCAGTGAAGCGCATAATGATTTGATAAATGATAAAGTAAGGGGCAACGCCTAAAATAACGCTTGTCGTTAAATAGGCAATTGCTTTATACATGTCTTTCTTAAAATGTTTGGCATAAGAATAAACACCTATTAGTTCTCGCATATTTCTAGCTTCCCTTCCGATCAAATCAGCGTCTGATGTAACTTAAAACTGTTCGTTTGATGGGCATCCCATTGAGTATGCATGCCCGCGCACTACACGATCCCCCTTATAATATTAACATTCTTTCCGCCTATTGATAATGATTATCTTTATCAAAATTTGTCTATGCTTTGGCATGCCGATAGATTATGGTTAGCATAGCAACTCATTTTATACTATAAATCCATGAAGACGAAGGTCAATAATGATGACTATCTTTCGTCTTGGGCGGGAGTATCTTTGTCCTGTTTGGGTATTGGAGATGAACGATGAAAAATATAAAAACGGAAATGTTCGAGGCATACCTTATGCAATATGGATTCCAGCGCGACGAAGGCAACAACAATTATAACGGGGAGGGTACGTGCTACTCACTTTTTACGGAAAAGGGGGAGGGGGACTACTGGTTGTATACTTGTGACAATATGTTCGCCATTTCTGTACAGGATTGTATCGCCTATGAAGATTTCTATATGGAGTATCCGCAGCCAGAATATTTATGCATTAGCTACTACGATTCTGTATCTGGGGAAGAACTCAACCCATATAGACGCTTATCCTGTTCCTGTATCAAGGGCCATGTTGGCGATAACAATATATACCAAGTCGTTTATCATAAAAATACGCGCATCCGCTGCACGTCCATTATCATTATGCCGGAGTATTACAGGAACTATTTGCAAGCACGCTATCCAGGAGAATATGAAGATCCGCGCGATGCTTTTCTAAGTATAGATGGCGTAGCCCATTTTCCTGAACTTATGTATTTGTTAGCGCAAATCAAAACTTGTCGCCATACGGGCATCTGGG harbors:
- a CDS encoding ABC transporter ATP-binding protein; the encoded protein is MLRFIRRMLILAGDTAGKIKLAFVLSFVESLLSNVPIFAVLYIFTKMLDQSITPLDAWLSGGIMLAAIVVRCILRRMFVSLQSGTGYDICARERVSIGDRFKRFPMSYFTEGNKGNVTSAVSIDLLFIEEHGMGALDKVINGYIGIVIGSVLLFIMDWRIALVSLAMCIFSLFALEKLQNVGKEQSKIRQRQQASLTSSVLEYVQGISVIKSFNMTGDRAKSVKDTIERTRDHAIDYEEKFTPPSFRYQTCFSIATALVVLLATLFCYQGSMDMSVMLLLLIYVFYMYIPVKALSTLTSQIRVMEAGLDRYEQLKNVDIIDNDGKDITLDQFDIEFKNVSFAYEKSEAIKELSFKVPEKSMTALVGASGSGKSTIANLIVRFWDVQQGEVLVGGVNVKQMTCDSLLKNMSMVFQKVYLFNDTILNNIKFGKSDATYEEVVAAAKKARCHDFIMALENGYDTIVGEGGSTLSGGEKQRISIARAILKDAPIVLLDEATASVDPDNEKHIQLAINELVKNKTLVIIAHRLSTIRNADQILVIDNGSVIQTGTHDELMLQGGQYRNLWDKRSMARSWKIAATTEHSLEKSTVASTI
- a CDS encoding helix-turn-helix domain-containing protein, with the translated sequence MKNIKTEMFEAYLMQYGFQRDEGNNNYNGEGTCYSLFTEKGEGDYWLYTCDNMFAISVQDCIAYEDFYMEYPQPEYLCISYYDSVSGEELNPYRRLSCSCIKGHVGDNNIYQVVYHKNTRIRCTSIIIMPEYYRNYLQARYPGEYEDPRDAFLSIDGVAHFPELMYLLAQIKTCRHTGIWAKLFYESKVAEALALIVHRTNTIQHSSSCPSTCVSTLDFEHLSTVKAYINEHFADDIQLETLAKIACMSATKLKYTFKKVYKCTVFEHLQSKRMSYAEELLTSTDYSIQQISHFVGYKKASNFSNAFRRSTGLLPSEYRLLSSSKVAKV
- a CDS encoding ABC transporter ATP-binding protein — its product is MRELIGVYSYAKHFKKDMYKAIAYLTTSVILGVAPYFIIYQIIMRFTGEESISIVYLGLMAGLILLCLVLRTHTQYKGLSASHHLAYDTLMGMRKRVADKLRMMPMGTIKKHSTGSLKKNFVENIEDMEIILAHAMPEGISNLLTSLIIALALFALDWRLALLALAVLPIGMIPVFLMVRDGSKRMGPYYKASKEMNENIIEYISGMEVIKVFNQTTSSFKKYITSVDEYKNSTLDWYKASWTYMTIYSIILPSTLLFLLPFGTMFYIDGTLTLSTFVLCILLAMSMGLPLMRLVEFLPIFPNLKQKAQKIEQLFNEKEMVDGHNHTVPTDYSVSFHHVSFAYDDKETIRDISFTAKENTVTALIGESGAGKSTLAKLLVRFWDIKHGEIRIGGIPITELSFETLMNSISYVSQDIFLFNTSIMENIRMGRPDATDAEVFEMAKMAQCHEFILKTEHGYHTIVGDAGDKLSGGQRQRIAIARAMLKNAPIIVLDEATSSTDPENEDKIQLALSGLIQGKTLIVIAHRLSTIVDANNIILLNKGKISAEGTHHELLSLSPIYQTMWQAHAESMNWDIATKERGK